Proteins found in one Thalassomonas actiniarum genomic segment:
- a CDS encoding phage tail assembly protein has product MKEHIKLAFPIKIDGHEYTNLSMRRPKVRDRLMIDRNDLHESESEIHYFSHLCEVSPDVIEELDWSDFVQLREKLQLFLASRPSA; this is encoded by the coding sequence ATGAAAGAACATATCAAGTTAGCCTTCCCCATTAAAATAGATGGCCATGAATATACGAATCTTTCAATGCGTCGACCTAAGGTACGTGACCGTCTGATGATTGACCGTAACGACCTGCATGAATCGGAAAGTGAAATTCACTACTTCTCGCATTTATGTGAAGTCTCTCCCGATGTTATCGAAGAGTTAGACTGGAGTGATTTCGTGCAGTTAAGGGAAAAATTGCAACTTTTTCTCGCATCCCGCCCCAGCGCTTAA
- a CDS encoding phage major tail tube protein — MAISPKILKKFKLFVDGKGYLGIADEITLPKVTVKTREVTSGFQAPIELDVGQLEKLEGSISLLEYNTDVMKLMGGWGGKTTTMTARGAIQAQGKDPEPVVVTLEGFFKEMDMGNWKDGEEAKLSMQYAVQKYKLEINGESIYEIDLYNDTRVINGVDQMTKLRAALGE, encoded by the coding sequence TGTTCGTTGACGGTAAAGGTTACCTGGGCATTGCCGATGAAATCACTTTACCTAAAGTAACGGTCAAAACCCGTGAAGTAACTTCCGGTTTCCAGGCGCCGATCGAACTTGATGTCGGCCAGTTAGAAAAACTCGAAGGTTCTATTTCCTTACTGGAATACAACACAGATGTGATGAAGCTGATGGGCGGCTGGGGTGGCAAAACCACTACCATGACGGCCCGTGGTGCTATCCAGGCACAAGGTAAAGATCCTGAACCGGTGGTAGTAACCCTGGAAGGTTTCTTCAAAGAAATGGATATGGGCAACTGGAAAGACGGCGAAGAAGCTAAGCTGTCGATGCAATATGCCGTACAGAAATACAAGTTAGAGATCAACGGTGAATCTATCTACGAGATTGATCTTTATAACGATACCCGTGTGATTAACGGTGTCGACCAAATGACTAAACTACGTGCCGCTCTAGGAGAGTAA